In the genome of Lathyrus oleraceus cultivar Zhongwan6 chromosome 4, CAAS_Psat_ZW6_1.0, whole genome shotgun sequence, the window GTCAAAATAACCAACTAAATTGCAAATACTACCTTTAAGATACCATAGTCTAACGTTTGTTGTCCCTTTGAGATACATCATGATCCTTTTAACGGCGATGAGATGTAATTCTTTTGTATTTTCTTGAAAGCGTGCACATAAACAAACACTAAATATTATGTCAGGACGGATTACCGTCAAATATAACAATGAgccaatcatacctcgatactttgTGATATCAATTGAAACACCcaattcatcttgatcaacataagttTTGGATCCCATTGGAGTAGACATAGCCTTACAATTATCCATGTCGAATCTCTTCAATAATTCTTTGCAATACCTGGATTGattgatgaagatgccatcctttaGTTGCTTAATTTGGAGTTCTAGAAAATAGTTCATCTTAACCATCATGGACATTTCGAATTCTCCTTCCATCATTgatgaaaattcttcacacatTTCTTTATTTGTTGAGCCGAATATGATGTCGTTAACATAGACTTGAGCCAATAAAGTGTTACCTTTTGTTTTATTAATAAAAAAGGTCTTGTCAACACTACCTTTTTCAAATACCTTTTCACAAAGAAAGTTGTTGAGATGATCATACCATGATCTTGGTGATTTCTTTAGGCCATAAAGAGATTTCCTTAACTTGAAGACATGTGAATGATTCTTTAAGTCTTCAAAGCCCcggggttgtttgacatagacttcttcattgatgtagccattcaagaaagcgctcttgacatccatttggaataactGAAAATTTATTGAACGTGCATAAGAAGGTAGTCAACAAATAGCTTCTAACGTTCCAACTGGAAAGAACGTTTCTTCAAGATCAACATATTCCTCTTGATTGTATCCTTGTCCCACCAACCGTGCTTTGTTTTGAACAATTATACCATTCTCGTCAAGCTTGTTCTTAAACACTTATCTGGTACCTATGATGTGTTTACCACTTGGCctagggacaagttcccaaacttgattcctttcaaattggtttaactcttcttgcatagcaacTATCCATTGGTCATCTCCTAAGGCTTCATCAACTTTGGAAGGTTCAATTTGTGAAACAAACGCCATATTTAAGCATGCATCTTTGAGATTTAATCTTGTTACAACACTTTGACTAATATCACCAATGACTTCATCAATTGGATGATCCCGATGAGTTCTCCATTACTTAGGTAGATCATTTTCATTTGTCTTTTGTTGATCTTGCTCATCTTGATTTTTTTGTTGATTATCATTGTTTGCACTTAAAGTATCTTTTTGAGGAACTTCTACAATATCACCATCATCCTCACACAAATTAATATCCTCCTTggaggggttagtttcatcaaagGTAACATGCATATATTCTTCAATTgttaaagttcttttattatataTTCTCTAAGCTTTACTAGTAAGAGAATATCCAAGAAATATACCTTTGTCGGAATTCTCGTCGAACTTACCTAGATTATCTTTGTCATTGTTAAGGACAAAGCATTTGCATCCAAATATATGAAAGTAAGAGATGTTTGGTTTTTGCTTCCTTTAAAGAGTTCATACGGGGTCTTTTTCAAGATAGGTCTAATAATAATTATATTACTTACATAGCATGTTGTGCTCACCGCATCCGCCCAAAATACTTTGGAGGATTTTagtcgctaagcattgttcttgcaagttccacaAGTGACCTATTATTTCTCTCCACCACTCCATTTTATTGAGGAGTCCTTGGCGCCGAGAAATTATGAAATATTCCATGTTCTTCACAAAACTCTTCGAAGGaggcattttggaattctccaccatggtcgcttcttatggaggcaatagttagagatttctcattttgagtttgctttgcatatttcttgaatgccttgaatgcatcacttttctgcactaagAAGAAT includes:
- the LOC127137774 gene encoding secreted RxLR effector protein 161-like; its protein translation is MSMMVKMNYFLELQIKQLKDGIFINQSRYCKELLKRFDMDNCKAMSTPMGSKTYVDQDELGVSIDITKYRGMIGSLLYLTVIRPDIIFSVCLCARFQENTKELHLIAVKRIMMYLKGTTNVRLWYLKGSICNLVGYFDADYAGSKTDRKSTSHTCHILGNALVSWACKKQACVSLSTAKAEYIAAGSCCAQIMWLKQQLRDYGIDLGCIPL